ATTCATCGGATAAGCAGGGATTGCCTGCATAACAGCCTTTATGAGCATTTCTCTACCGGCCTGGGATAGGAACCCATGCTTCCAACCTTGAATCTTTGCCATAACCCTATCTTTCACAAAGGTTAAAGCCTCCATCTTCGACCTTCCCCACATCATTGGAAGGCCCAAGTAATTCCCCAGGTCCATAACTTGAGGCATGCCCAGGATCCCAGCTAACTCATACTTACCTCCTGACCAGATGCTGTGCAATAAGCATTCAGAATTTGAATAATGTTTTGGCAATTAATCAGAGAGGTCCGGAGGAAAATAAGTGTCATCTGCAAACAAAAATGGGGAAGAGTAGGCTCATGCATGCTCAGCTGAATGCCCTTAAGGAATCCAGTTTCCACCGCATCATGAATTAATCTCGACAAGATGTCCTTGATGATAAGCAGAAGGTAAGAAGATAGATGGTCTCCCTATTGGAGTATGTGGGAAGGCCTGAAACGTTTCCCAGGATGGTCATTCATTAGGACCGAAAACTCCACCGTGGAAACACAACCCATAACCATGTTAATCCACTAACTATTAAAACCCATTCGGACCATCAAGGTCTCCAAGAAGTCCCATTCAATCTTATCATAAGCTTTCTTCACGTTAATTTTCATAGCAagctcaaattttgtttttacctTCCGAAGCTTAAGGAAATTGAACGCTTCATAGGCCACGAGAATGTTATCTTGGATCTGGCGCCCCTCCACAAAAGCGTTATAGGCTGGGGAAATGACTGCAGGCAGCCACTGCTTTATTAGCCAATAGCttagagaaaattttataggagtAGTTACACAAGCTAATAGGTCTAAATTAGCCCACCGATGTCGGGTTTGCGGTCTTCGGAATAAGCACAATATGGGTGGAGTTCAACTTTCGAGGATTCTGCCTCTCACCCACAAAGTCCTCCACCATCCCTATCACATCACCCACAATAATATCCCAAAATTCATGGTAAAAAATCCCTTGAAATCCATCTTGGCCAGGTGCCCTCAAGCCGCCCATCTAATACACAGCATCCTTCACTTCCTGTATTGTAATATGTCGATTGAGGTGGGAGGTAATCTACTCCAAGATAAAATGATGAATGCACTCTAGAACCCGACCCCACTCCCTTCGGCCCCTCAACGTGAAGAAGCCTGTGAAGTGGTCTTGAACCACCTTATTAATACCCATTGTATCTTCCCTCCAAATCCCCTGCCCATCTTGGAGTTTCTTAGTTCAATTGAATTGTCATCTCTGGATGGTTGTTTGATGGAAAAAAACACGAATTAGAATCCCTCTCCCTTAACCATTTGATCCGGGAATGCTGCCGCTAGAATAATTCATCCCGCTCCTCCAAAGTATCAATAGCAGCCAACAGGATTCTAATTTCCTCAACATTCGTTTCGCAATCCTCTTGGAGATGCCCCAGCAGAGAGTGCATTCACCTCTCTACTATGGAGGTGTGTGAATTTGGAGGTTGcctattttggaaactatatatGGATAATCTAAGGTGGaatagttgaatatcagagtacgcgactaattaatttcctaaataaacctaataaattccaacaccaTCCGTCAAACTAATGGCGATACATGTCATGATTTTGAAACAAGCAAATGTGGATGCAAGCTCCATTAGACGGACACAACAAGATAAGCTCCATTAGGCGGACATGACAAGACAAGCTCTGTTAGGCAAACACAACAAGGTAAAACaagtaataaataaaataaagtcgTTGGGGCTCAAGGTCTTTTATGAGCATTTAATGGAAGAAGCAATAAAAATGAGGGAGATGAATCAGATGATGTCAGTGTGATTACTAGACCAAAAATGGCACCGTACAAAAGTTACTATCTATTGTCTAAGTTGCCTCCTTGTCGTGGTCTTTGCTAGTGTTGTCTATTTTACATTTCAAGACAATGGCTACAATTCATcggtttattttaaaaataagcaGGTTTTGAGAAGCAAAATTCAAGTTGCAAGTGGTcctttaccacagtggtgaAAAAGTGTTAAGCCATTGCATGACAGTGTGGATTCAAACCCTCCtagtggctaatctaacatctagtCTGACAAAatatatcgtttgacaaaaaaaaaaaaaaaaaaaaacacacacacacacaaaatccaAGTTGCTTCTACTTTCTTGCTAATAAACCatgatttaataaaaaaaggcaATAATTAGATCTAAGTCCAAAAACCtaaagggtgcgtttgttgcaccagacTATTTTAGACTGGA
This region of Malus domestica chromosome 07, GDT2T_hap1 genomic DNA includes:
- the LOC139197661 gene encoding uncharacterized protein; the protein is MGGLRAPGQDGFQGIFYHEFWDIIVGDVIGMVEDFVGERQNPRKLNSTHIVLIPKTANPTSWLPAVISPAYNAFVEGRQIQDNILVAYEAFNFLKLRKVKTKFELAMKINVKKAYDKIEWDFLETLMVRMGFNRGKYELAGILGMPQVMDLGNYLGLPMMWGRSKMEALTFVKDRVMAKIQGWKHGFLSQAGREMLIKAVMQAIPAYPMNIFCFLDNICNDIDVVVANFW